The genomic region TAAAATTGGTCTGTATAACCGTATTACAGCACGGCATACTTTTGTTCCGGGAAGTCTGTCGAACCGAAAATTCAACAGTCGTAATTTTTGTAATTTCGAACGGTTTATCGAAATGGAACGCGAAAATCCAATCGCCAAAAAAGCAATTGACATCAATCGGTTTTCGTTGGCGCTACAATGCAAAATCCATGGTGATCGCACTACTTTTAAACGATTGGCACAACAAATCGACAAAAGCAATTTATTGCCAAAACAACGTTTTCTATTGCAGCTTCCGGCTTTTTTTCTAATCCGGTTGCAACAATTTAAAAACTATCTGGAAAAGAAAAACATCCGACTAGGTGCGTTTTGAGTTTATAAAATCGGTATATTCCCGGATATAATCCTGTTCTTCATACACATCGGAGGAAACCACCAGACAAATTGCGCCCGATGAAAAATTGTCCAGTTCCCGCCAGATTCCTTCACGGATTAACAATCCTTTATCCGGACGATTGAGTGTTACTTTTTCCTTTTCGCTTCCATTGTCCAGCAAAACATCAAAACTACCACTTAAGGCAATCAGAAATTCTTTTTGAGCAATATGGGCATGTCCACCGCGATAGGCTCCACTTGGTACATCATACAAATAATAAATCCTTTTGATTTCAAAGGGAACGGTATCTTTTTCGATTACCGCTAAATTACCTCTTGGATCGGTTATTTTAGGGATCGCAATAAAGGTTCCTATTTGCTCTATATCAGCCATGTAACGTTTCTTCTTTTGTTTTTAAAATTTCCTTGTAATCCTGTATTCCTTTTAATCCTGTTTTTAATTTCGGATACAATCCGGCTAATGACACATACCGTTTTCGCCA from Flavobacterium sp. WV_118_3 harbors:
- a CDS encoding FdtA/QdtA family cupin domain-containing protein; translated protein: MADIEQIGTFIAIPKITDPRGNLAVIEKDTVPFEIKRIYYLYDVPSGAYRGGHAHIAQKEFLIALSGSFDVLLDNGSEKEKVTLNRPDKGLLIREGIWRELDNFSSGAICLVVSSDVYEEQDYIREYTDFINSKRT